The proteins below come from a single Pseudomonadota bacterium genomic window:
- a CDS encoding ABC transporter permease, producing the protein MHTVFGLRLRGDVTAFLVGSVLFLFTVISFGVMVGVRVPEQASALQAMQLGGFVLSYLLSGFIFPLSNVPSPLRVLSNLTPARYYLVIVRDAFLRGGGWPAVWPHVSALLLLFLTFFGLAWRRIRRMQLEA; encoded by the coding sequence CTGCACACCGTGTTCGGATTGCGTCTGCGCGGTGATGTGACCGCGTTCCTCGTGGGCAGCGTCTTGTTTCTCTTCACCGTGATCTCGTTCGGCGTCATGGTCGGCGTTCGCGTACCCGAGCAGGCTTCCGCGCTGCAGGCCATGCAGCTGGGCGGGTTCGTGCTCAGCTACCTGCTGAGCGGCTTCATCTTCCCTCTCTCCAACGTTCCGTCGCCCCTTCGCGTGCTGTCGAACCTGACCCCCGCGCGCTACTACCTCGTCATCGTGCGCGACGCGTTTCTGCGCGGGGGAGGCTGGCCTGCCGTCTGGCCGCATGTGTCGGCGCTGCTGCTGCTCTTCCTGACGTTCTTCGGTCTGGCCTGGAGACGCATCCGTCGAATGCAGCTCGAGGCCTGA